From the Octopus sinensis linkage group LG3, ASM634580v1, whole genome shotgun sequence genome, the window AAAGTAAATTTATTATTGACTAACTGAACTCTAcaaatatgttctcaaatactTATGtgttatacagttatatattatttttatttcttctgtcttgTTACCAAACGCAGTATCCTTGAATTTGGATTCAGTTCCTTCTAATTCTTCCTTTACCTATGGTTGTAAGTCAGATCTTTTCTTGTAATGGCAGAGATTTCGAATGAAAGGTGTCAAACATTTTAACTAACATGAAACAGTAATAAACTAAATTACTAAATTTACCTACCTCACCTTCCAAAATTAGCTATATGCCAAAAAAATCACTATCACTatgattttattctttctctaattttctctatttttaaaaatatttttcagactTTGAAAAGACTTTCCTTGACTTACCCTGGCAAGATGTCTTATGGAAGCAAGTGCTACCATATCTCAGCATCAAAGATCTCTTCTCTTTGCGCTTGGTTAATTCTCATTGTAAAAGACTAGCTGAAGGTTATTTCAGCTCACTAAAACAACTAGATATATCTAccgtctcagatcaaatcactttgACAGCCTTCAACATTATCATAGAAAATACTCAGAATTTGACATCACTCAATCTCAAGAATTGCACTCAGTGTGCCTGTGAAGACACTCTTGTTTACCTCATTGAACGTAACCCCCGTCTTTCAAAAGTTTCCTTCAAGAATTGCAATGCCCTCTCTGACTGTGTGTTGCTGACACTGTCCACCACATGTCTTCACCTCACACATTTGAACCTCTCCCATTGTACATGGTTACACAATGTTGGGCTGGTGACAATAGCCTTTAAATGTCACTCACTGAAATATCTCAATATCAATTCCTGTTTCAATATTACTGATGAAAGTATTCGAATTTTGGTTTTCAACTGTCACaagttagtaatttttttttcactcttcttttctgtctctttttctcactcacttttctgtctctattttctcatcatcatcatcacatctaaGGGTGGTGGGTGGACTTGTGAGTGTATCAAACAAAATGCCTCGGGTATTTCATCCAATTCTTTAATGTTCTGAGCTTTAATGTTCAGGGAACTGTCAACAAAGAACACTTTGTAGCTCAATGCTGTCTTCCATGCAAAGTGCTGaatgttgattttatatatatatatatatatataaagtaactatATGAAAGCATTATTGCTGTTAAAAACTGTAATAATGAGGCAGTTAGCAAGACTTCTACCTTAAtaagtataatattaaatatttgaataaaagaagggtAAAAATACTGCTTGCCAAAGATGAAAACGAAAGCTTCAAAAACCACCaatcgtgtgtgtatttatcgtaGGATTGGTGGTTTTTGAAGCTTTCACTTTTATCTTTGGTAAGTGGTATTTTTacccttcttttattcaaatatatatatataatacaaacacagtAAGCATGCACATTCCAAAGCCTCTTCATCAGTGCTGTCTTCTGGAAATTTTGTATCAGAATTCTCTTTGCCTAGATTACATGTCTGCATTGCATAACTTACCATGTTATATCtgtttccattcttttattttgatGCTTTGTCATTCATTGTTTCCTGATAATCTACTCTGAGATGACAGTTAAAAACTCTTACTATATATTCTTGAGCATTACTTGCTACTTTGTACAAGATATAGTGGTGGAGTGCTTCCATTCAGCCTCAAGACCTCAAAATGTTAACAAGTATTCAACTATAGGAAGCATATCAATTGAAAGTTTAGTGTCATAAACATTGAGAGAGTGCAGTATTAAAGCCACCAAGCTCTCAGTTACTTCTCTACTGCCCTGTCTTCATTGTCATTTATGTTCTCcctgtatatcaatatatgtatatattttttttactgatcCCAATCATTAGACCATAGGGCTCCACCTCCAAATGcataatcaattatattgattactgtatttgatggctgAAAAAAAACGAAGCTAACTAGGATAAAATTTACACTCTGAATTTAAGGGGACATAACTAGTCACCACAAAGTATTTCTTCTGATTCCCTCCTGGTTTAGTCACCCATCACTaggttttcatgtgtgtgtatttgtgtgtgagtgaatgaatgaaggtGTCTCTGATCTAGCTGACTTGACCATTATATAGACCAGCTAATTTTCTCTTGGATGTCTTTATTATCTCCATTGCATCTCATCCCCACCACCATAGATCCCTTGCCAAACCTTTAAGTAAAACTTTCTCTGAAGTATATTGCTGTGGAATATACACACTCCTGCTCATACCTGTTTTTGTTTCTTCAACTATTTATTGTCATGAACTCATATTGGTCATTAATCATATTTAAACAATCAGTTTTCTATTCCTTGGCATAACCCTTCATCAAACTATGATTAAAAGTAATTATATCATACAACTTTTCAGTCAGTTGTCTAGTTTGTTAACAACTCTCTTAACCatgttttaaaattatgttttattttgaaattt encodes:
- the LOC115209075 gene encoding F-box/LRR-repeat protein 15, encoding MVANQPTSANFEKTFLDLPWQDVLWKQVLPYLSIKDLFSLRLVNSHCKRLAEGYFSSLKQLDISTVSDQITLTAFNIIIENTQNLTSLNLKNCTQCACEDTLVYLIERNPRLSKVSFKNCNALSDCVLLTLSTTCLHLTHLNLSHCTWLHNVGLVTIAFKCHSLKYLNINSCFNITDESIRILVFNCHKLTTLKFSGVYNITDYSIEMVSKACPELVHLDIQGCYRLTEACVKFIMTYCKSLQVLKAKNCQHISERCLLGLDESISVDVLHETLSRKKIPRITDQI